A region from the Aegilops tauschii subsp. strangulata cultivar AL8/78 chromosome 5, Aet v6.0, whole genome shotgun sequence genome encodes:
- the LOC109773223 gene encoding disease resistance protein RPM1, producing MAEIVILLAIKKIGIALACRAANQANVQFGKYKAQLQELHGSMGRVARELRIMHDVLCHMDIRNRNNQVYDGWLEEVQKVAHVMEDMVDEYLYLVGQEHDMGSCFYLKKGFRKSRSLLSMNQLAFKVKEIEKDLSHLSETNKRWVPMTISGATSSCDYIVKRGQDLANISRSLDEEDLVGVDENREKLEQWLADDDLERSVIALLGMGGLGKTTLAANVYRNERNKFQCHAWVSISQTYSREAVLRNICKELLKDDVSVLSKSAAMDITCLEETLKSFLEQRKYLIIFDDVWTPETFDDLSRMLIHNDKGSRLIITTREGDVAALASPRHILTLEALPEDKAWDLFCKKIFPKETNHDCHAELKPLSREIVGRCKGLPLAIVSVAGLLRVREKTVEEWRRINNQLSWEIINNSRLDHIRNVLHLSFIYLPTHLKSCFLYCSLFPEDYLLKRKQLVRLWIAEGFIEGRGGSTLEEVAEGYLKELVDRNMLQLVEMNSFGRIKEFKMHDILRELAVDLCQKNCFGVTQEAKCEGSLEMDGRRLILDKINNDVQQSFSGLHQLRSVITSGHGKSPFTLLPLLCKESRYMTVLELSGIPIKKIPDAIGDLFNLRHLGLRNSKVKMLPRSVEKLSNLLTLDLCKSDIHELPSGIVKLKKLRHLFVEKIMDPDWRNINHLSGMCIPNGLGNLTNLQTLQALQVQDESLRHLGELRQLKSLRLLNVKGIYCGRISESLVQMRHLSLLSVNASDGNEVLLLNVLLPSLQKLRLRGRLAEGALDESPLFQAVEGQNLYELVLSWSQLTEDPLPSLSRLSSLTRLHFTRAYTGEHLSLLTGWFPKLKVLSLTDLPNLKRLEIQQGAMGSLEHLFLIRLSSMTEVPPGIEFVMPLEYLGFHEITGDFLSLLRHCSAIRGTRLRYSLRD from the coding sequence ATGGCAGAGATTGTGATTCTTCTAGCCATTAAAAAGATCGGAATCGCCTTGGCATGTAGAGCGGCAAACCAAGCCAACGTGCAGTTTGGGAAGTACAAAGCACAACTACAAGAGCTACATGGTAGTATGGGTCGTGTTGCGAGGGAGCTTCGCATAATGCATGATGTGCTCTGTCACATGGATATTCGAAACCGCAACAATCAAGTTTATGACGGCTGGTTGGAGGAGGTACAGAAAGTAGCACATGTGATGGAGGACATGGTGGATGAGTACTTATATCTAGTTGGTCAGGAACATGATATGGGCTCTTGTTTTTACCTGAAAAAGGGCTTCAGAAAATCCAGATCTCTGCTTTCTATGAACCAGTTAGCTTTCAAGGTGAAGGAAATAGAGAAAGACCTTAGTCACCTATCAGAGACAAACAAACGTTGGGTTCCCATGACAATCAGCGGGGCCACCAGCAGCTGTGATTACATTGTCAAGAGGGGCCAAGATCTAGCAAATATTTCACGTTCCCTTGATGAAGAAGATCTTGTGGGGGTGGATGAAAACAGAGAAAAACTTGAGCAGTGGTTGGCAGATGATGATTTGGAACGCTCGGTCATAGCGCTGCTTGGAATGGGAGGGCTTGGTAAAACAACTTTAGCTGCAAATGTCTACAGGAATGAGAGAAATAAATTCCAATGCCATGCCTGGGTCTCCATCTCTCAAACTTATTCTAGAGAAGCTGTCTTGAGGAATATATGCAAGGAACTTTTGAAAGATGATGTCAGTGTTCTATCTAAATCTGCAGCTATGGACATCACATGCCTTGAAGAGACGCTGAAGAGTTTTCTGGAGCAACGAAAGTACTTGATCATATTCGACGATGTTTGGACTCCAGAAACATTTGATGATTTGTCTAGGATGCTCATTCATAATGATAAGGGAAGTAGACTGATAATCACAACCAGGGAAGGCGATGTTGCTGCACTTGCCTCTCCACGACATATCTTAACACTAGAAGCTTTACCAGAAGATAAGGCATGGGATCTCTTTTGTAAAAAAATATTTCCAAAAGAAACAAATCATGATTGTCATGCGGAGCTAAAGCCTTTGTCCAGAGAAATAGTTGGCAGGTGTAAAGGCTTGCCTCTTGCTATTGTGTCAGTTGCTGGCCTCTTGCGTGTGCGTGAGAAAACTGTGGAAGAATGGAGAAGAATAAATAACCAATTGAGCTGGGAGATAATTAATAATTCAAGGCTCGACCACATAAGGAATGTTTTGCATCTGAGCTTCATCTACCTTCCAACACACTTGAAAAGTTGTTTTTTGTACTGCAGCCTATTTCCAGAAGACTATCTTCTCAAAAGGAAACAGCTTGTAAGGTTATGGATAGCAGAGGGGTTCATCGAGGGGAGGGGTGGAAGCACATTAGAAGAAGTAGCAGAAGGCTATCTGAAGGAGTTGGTTGATAGAAACATGCTACAACTTGTCGAGATGAACTCATTTGGTAGGATAAAAGAATTCAAAATGCACGATATATTACGTGAACTGGCAGTTGATTTGTGCCAGAAGAACTGTTTTGGCGTTACACAAGAGGCTAAATGTGAGGGGTCTCTTGAGATGGATGGACGCCGATTGATACTTGACAAAATAAACAATGATGTTCAACAGTCATTTTCTGGTTTACACCAACTTCGAAGTGTGATTACATCAGGCCATGGTAAGTCACCATTCACTCTACTACCTCTCCTATGCAAGGAGTCAAGATATATGACAGTGCTAGAATTAAGTGGTATACCCATCAAGAAGATTCCAGATGCTATTGGAGATCTTTTTAATCTCCGCCATTTGGGTTTGCGTAATTCAAAGGTGAAAATGCTCCCGAGGTCTGTTGAGAAGCTTTCAAATTTGTTGACACTAGACCTTTGTAAATCTGACATACATGAGTTGCCTAGTGGGATTGTGAAACTTAAGAAGCTCAGGCACTTATTTGTTGAGAAAATAATGGATCCAGATTGGAGAAACATCAATCATCTCAGTGGTATGTGTATCCCCAATGGACTCGGGAATCTAACAAACCTGCAAACGCTACAAGCATTGCAAGTACAGGATGAGTCCCTTAGACATCTAGGGGAGCTGAGGCAACTGAAAAGCTTGAGGTTATTGAATGTGAAGGGAATCTACTGCGGACGCATCAGTGAATCTCTAGTTCAAATGCGGCATTTGTCCTTGCTATCTGTGAATGCAAGTGATGGAAATGAGGTTCTCTTGTTGAATGTTCTCCTGCCAAGCCTGCAAAAGCTAAGATTGAGAGGACGGCTAGCGGAAGGTGCGTTGGACGAGTCTCCTCTCTTCCAAGCTGTCGAAGGGCAGAATTTGTATGAATTAGTTCTATCTTGGTCACAGCTGACAGAAGACCCCTTGCCATCCCTTTCTCGGTTGTCAAGCTTGACGCGTCTACATTTCACTAGAGCATACACCGGAGAGCATTTGTCACTTCTCACGGGGTGGTTTCCCAAGCTAAAGGTTCTCTCTCTAACAGACCTGCCTAATTTGAAACGCCTAGAGATACAGCAAGGTGCCATGGGGTCCCTGGAACATTTATTCCTAATCAGACTCAGCAGCATGACCGAGGTCCCACCTGGCATTGAGTTCGTCATGCCCCTCGAGTATCTAGGCTTCCACGAAATCACGGGCGACTTCTTGTCATTGCTGCGCCATTGTTCTGCGATTCGAGGGACGCGGTTGAGGTACTCTCTGCGAGATTGA